The DNA sequence GCGGGTGCCGGTGGGACGGCATCCGCGCTGCTGGTTGCCGACGGCCGGGGTCCTGCCGGAACGGGCACCGGAGCCTGTGTGGTGTCGTTGCCGGCAGGTGCCGCCGCGGAACCAGTCACGAACGAGGTGACGGCCTGGTTCAGCTGGGAGATGGAGTCGCGGAAGCCCTGATCGGAGGCGGCAGCCACTGCACCTCCGGCAGCGAGCGAGGCAGCCACCGAGAGCGTGGTGAGGGTGATGCGGCGCTTGGCCCTGCGGCGGGCCGCGAGTTCATCAGCCGGTTTCACTGGGCTGGGTTGAGCTGCCCCACCCTCAGCGGTGGCCCCGGTGGTGGGAAGCACTGTGGTGGCGGCCGGCACACCAACGGGAAGCACGGTGGTGGCGGCAGTTGGCGTGCCTGCCATCAGCGCTGCGATTTCGGCGGAGGGTGCCGGGGCCTCTGCCGCCAGGGCACGCAGGTTGAGCAGGGCGTCACGGAGCTGGCCGTCGTCGTCCATGCCTGCCTCCAGCAGAAGCTGGTCAACAGCCCCCTGGTTGCGGGATCCTGCGGTGTCACTCATGATGTGCCTGGTTTCTCTTGAGCGTTTGTGCCTTGAGGTTTTGCAGGGCCCGGCGCTGGAGCTGCTTGATGGCTCCGGCGCTCTTGCCCATGATGGCGGCCACCTGGTCGATGGACAGGTCCGCCACGACGCGAAGGGCCAGGACCTCCTGGTGTTCTTCGCTGAGCCCGTCCAGCATGGCTTCGGCTCCGGCCGTCAGTTCCACGGCGTGGTCCTCCGCGGACGGCGTGGTCCGGCCGTCGTGCTGGGGGTCGTACGGTGTCAGCTGCGGCCTGCGTTCCACCCGCCGGTAGTGGTCCACCATGCGCGCGTGGGCAATTGAGAAGATCAGCGATTTTGCGCCCTGCAGGCCGCCCGTGAGCGTGCCGATCCTGGAGTAGAAGGCCAGGAAGACGTCCTGGGTAACGGCCTCGGGGTCATCGAGTCCGCGCGCTTTGAGGTACCCGTGGACCGGGCCCGCGAAGGTTCGATAGGCAGCAGCGAACAACACGGCCGGATCAGTTCCGGCTGCGTTGTCGAATATGTCGATCTCTTCTTGGGCCAAAGTGTCCAGCACCAGCGGCTCCTCCATCCCGGGGCCCGGGCTTGCGCCTGGTCCCGGTTTCCGGTTCGGACTGCCAGTCCCCGTGGTATTCCGGCTGCCTTTTTGCGGGTTTGCCAGGGGCGCTTTTCCAAAGGTGCGCGCCCCCGCCCGGCTGCCCGGACTGCGG is a window from the Arthrobacter sp. NicSoilC5 genome containing:
- a CDS encoding sigma-70 family RNA polymerase sigma factor, translated to MEEPLVLDTLAQEEIDIFDNAAGTDPAVLFAAAYRTFAGPVHGYLKARGLDDPEAVTQDVFLAFYSRIGTLTGGLQGAKSLIFSIAHARMVDHYRRVERRPQLTPYDPQHDGRTTPSAEDHAVELTAGAEAMLDGLSEEHQEVLALRVVADLSIDQVAAIMGKSAGAIKQLQRRALQNLKAQTLKRNQAHHE